From the Halomonas sp. MCCC 1A13316 genome, the window AGTTCGGCCTGGCGATACACGCCGAAATTCCCGAGATCTCGGTGTTCGATCGCAAGAACTACTTCTACCCCGACCTGCCCAAGGGCTACCAGACCAGCCAGATGTACCAGCCTATCGTCGGCGCCGGCATGGTCGAGATCACACTGGATGATGGCACGACCAAGCCGATCCGCGTGCACCACGCGCACCTGGAAGAGGATGCCGGCAAGTCGCTGCACGAACTCTTCTCCAGTGGAAGAGGCCACGGCATGACCGGTGTCGACCTCAACCGCGCCGGCACGCCGCTGCTGGAGATCGTCTCCGAGCCCGACATGCGCTCGGCAAAGGAGGCTGCCGCCTACCTCAAGGCGATCCACTCGATCGTCACCTACCTCGGCATCTCCGACGGCAACATGGCCGAAGGCTCGATGCGCTGCGACGTCAACGTCTCGGTACGGCCCGAAGGAGAGGAAAAGCTCGGCACCCGCGCTGAGATCAAGAACGTCAACTCCTTCCGCTTCGTTGAGCGTGCCATTGCCTTCGAGGTGGAGCGCCAGATCGAGCTGCTCGAGGATGGCGGCAAGATAGTCCAGGAGACTCGGCTGTTCGACCCCGAGCGCGATGAGACCCGCAGCATGCGAACCAAGGAAGAGGCCAACGACTATCGCTACTTCCCCTGCCCCGACTTGCTGCCGGTCGTACTCGATCAAGCCTACATCGACCACCTGCGCGACAACCTGCCGGAGCTGCCCGCCGACAAGCGCACCCGCTTCGAGGGCGAACTCGGCCTGTCCGCCTACGACGCCAGCGTGCTCTCCGCCACCCGTGAGATGGCCGACTACTTCGAGGAAGTGAAGGATGTCTGCGGCGATGCCAAGCAGGCCGCTAACTGGGTACAGGGCGAGCTTTCCGGTGCCCTGAACCGCGAGAACTTGTCGATCAAGGACAGCCCGTTGTCGGCTCGCCAGCTCGGCGACTTGGTCGCCCGCGTAATTGACGACACCATCAACGGCAAGGCCGCCAAGCAGGTGTTCCAGGCGCTGTGGAACGGCCAGGGGACGAACGCGGACGACATCATCGAGGCCCAGGGCCTCAAGCAGGTCACCGATACCGGCGCCATCGAGGCGATGATCGACCAGGTGATCAGCGACAGCCCGGCCCAAGTAGCACAGTACCGCGACGCCGAGCCGGACAAGCGCGGCAAGATGATCGGCTACTTCGTTGGCCAGGTGATGAAGGCCTCTCGGGGCACCGCCAACCCCCAGCAGGTCAATGCGCTACTCAAGCAGAAGCTCGACGCTCTCTGCTAGGTAACGAGGTGCTGTCGCTGCGGCGACAGCGCCGGCTCCCCATGACGAGGAAACCGGCATGTCGGACGACGTAGGCACACGTCTGCGCGCCCTGCGCACCCTGCGTGGTATTTCCCAGCGCGAGCTGGCCAAGCGCTGCGGCGTAACCCACTCCAGCCTGTCGTTGATCGAGCAGGGCAAGGTCAGCCCCTCGGTCAGCTCACTGAAGAAGATCCTCGACGCCATCCCCATCAGCGTCGGCGACTTCTTCACTATGGACCTGGAGAGCCGTAACCAGGTGTTCTACTCCGCCGACGAACTGGCCGACATGGGCAGCGGTGAAGTCGTCTACAAGCTGGTCGGTGCGAACCGGGCCACCCGTGCACTGGCCTTCATGATCGAGACCTACCCCCCCGGGGCCGACACTGGTCGTGAGATGATCGCCCACCAAGGCGAAGAAGCCGGCGTGGTATTGGAAGGCGAAATCGAGATCACCATCGGCGCCGAGTCCCGCCTGCTCGGCCCCGGCGAGGCCTACTATTTCGATACCAACGTGCCCCACCGCTTTCGCAATCCCGGCAGCGATCCCTGCCGGCTGGTGAGTTGCTGTACGCCGGCCCGCACCTT encodes:
- the gatB gene encoding Asp-tRNA(Asn)/Glu-tRNA(Gln) amidotransferase subunit GatB; translated protein: MQWETVIGLEVHVQLATRSKIFSGASTAFGAEPNTQACAVDLGLPGVLPVLNEAAVAMAVKFGLAIHAEIPEISVFDRKNYFYPDLPKGYQTSQMYQPIVGAGMVEITLDDGTTKPIRVHHAHLEEDAGKSLHELFSSGRGHGMTGVDLNRAGTPLLEIVSEPDMRSAKEAAAYLKAIHSIVTYLGISDGNMAEGSMRCDVNVSVRPEGEEKLGTRAEIKNVNSFRFVERAIAFEVERQIELLEDGGKIVQETRLFDPERDETRSMRTKEEANDYRYFPCPDLLPVVLDQAYIDHLRDNLPELPADKRTRFEGELGLSAYDASVLSATREMADYFEEVKDVCGDAKQAANWVQGELSGALNRENLSIKDSPLSARQLGDLVARVIDDTINGKAAKQVFQALWNGQGTNADDIIEAQGLKQVTDTGAIEAMIDQVISDSPAQVAQYRDAEPDKRGKMIGYFVGQVMKASRGTANPQQVNALLKQKLDALC
- a CDS encoding cupin domain-containing protein gives rise to the protein MSDDVGTRLRALRTLRGISQRELAKRCGVTHSSLSLIEQGKVSPSVSSLKKILDAIPISVGDFFTMDLESRNQVFYSADELADMGSGEVVYKLVGANRATRALAFMIETYPPGADTGREMIAHQGEEAGVVLEGEIEITIGAESRLLGPGEAYYFDTNVPHRFRNPGSDPCRLVSCCTPARTF